A window of Loxodonta africana isolate mLoxAfr1 chromosome 3, mLoxAfr1.hap2, whole genome shotgun sequence genomic DNA:
TGCTGGCCAGCACCCCCATTCGGCACATGGTAAGGCTGACAGGGGACCCAGGCCAGAGTCGTATGCCATCAGTTTCTGAGAGCAATAGTATGGAAGACCCACTCATCCCTAATgccactgtgtgaccttctgGGCTTAACTGTGCCTGAGACCCCTCCAGACTTCCACGTTACATCAGCCAATAAATGCCCTCCTGTTTTAACTAGTTCCATTATTTGTAACAGAGACTTAACTACTACAGCCATTTCCTGAAAAACAGGACCATCTTAATAAAAAGGGTGAGAATAAAGGACAAACAGCTtgcccacctgtctgtcagtctgttgtcctgtggtggcttgcatgttgctaagatgctggaagttatgccccatgatggagaggtttcagtggagcttccagactaagactaggaagaaagccctggtgatctacttccaaaaattcgccaatgaaaaccccatgaatcACAGATTAtccaatggactcaaacacgacaatgatcatgaaaatggtgcaggacagggaaaCACTtcactgactccacagcagcaagACGTTTACCTTACCTACTTTATACACTTGGTTTCACCTACTGCCTGTTACCACTTGGCTTCACAACTACATGCCTCATCgacttcccccaccccaccccctacaGAGCTTAGAACACTGGCTGTGTAGCAGggagtcaagaaaccaaagatCTCAGCACTTCAGTTGCTACTAGAAAGCATGTCACTCTTGGGTAACTGAAAGAACACATTGCAAGAccgttaaaaataaaaaaagtaacaTCTAAATCAATGTTATTCATACTTTTCTAACCATGACTCACaataagaaaaatgttttataatGTACACACTACACATATACCGGTATACCAAACAAAAGCTTTATGAAATGTTCTTAAAATGTGTGACATTTTCTACTATTTTCTAGTCACTGACTGCAACTTACCAAATTCATTTCATGACCCATGGTTTGAAAAACATGGATGTAAAGAAAGGCTCTCTTATGATTCAGATTCTGGCCTCAGCTCTCTGGAGCCCAAACCCACTTTATATTAGGCTGCTAGTTAAGGGGCAGTCTGGGTTGGCACCCCAACACCTGCCTGCAGGGCCCAAGGTCATGGAGTCACCACCCTATGCTGCCAGGCTCAGCCCCTCCTGTAGCTCTTATACAATTTCAAGCCTTACATAAAGCCCAGGACATATTTTCTAGTAGCAACCGAACAAACTGTTTAgatctttagtttcttttttccctgccACCCAGTACATACTGTAAGTTCTTTGGGTGTGGGGTGGAGAAGCTAGTGAAGCAGTGTGGTGAAGGCCAAGTCTAAGGAACGGAGTGGAAACTGTCTCAAGGGTATAATCCCCACATTTATCTGACTCTCTTCCCTTTTATACCCTCATccttaaaacaaaaccaaccaaccTCAAAGGCCATCCTTCCTGCAAATGTGAACTTGTTATTGCCTCATGTAGGACAGCTGGGGACATGAGCCATACACAGGACACAGGAATTACTGAtctgtgtttctggaaattgTGTAACATGCAGTCCCACACCTCTCCTGACATTGGCTCCGCAGGGTGCCAATGTCTCTGGACATCACAGCAGTGAGAAGCAAATAGGGAATTTCAGCCTTGACTGGGAATTGAAGACAGGGTGGTGACCACACACAGCAGGAGGGTCTGGGCAGgttctcacagtccagcaggctgGAGGAAGGCAAGCGCTTGGCCTCCACCATTCCCACTGTGGCATGTGAATGCCACGCAGACAGCAGACTTCCTCCCCTGggctaatccaaaaaaaaaaaaaaatccaatgtgAACCCCTAAATGCTCTGCCATGTTaatcctattttacaaatgaggaaactgaggcttagggagaTGTAATGTGCCTGAGGTCAACACCAGACGGAGTGGGCTGGGACTGAATCCTGGTATTTGGGTCTTCTCTGGTCTACTTACCAAGAAAAAGGCCACAGAATAGCCCATACCTAAAGACAAacaagggaaccctggtggtgcagtggttaaatgcttggctgctaactggaaggttggtggttcaaacccaccagctgctctgcaggagaaaaatgaggcaggctgcttctgtaaagatttacagtcctggaaaccctatggggcagttctacactgtcctatagggtcgctatgagttggaattgacagcgcGTGACGACGAGAGCAAACTAGGTCCCTGGCTGGCTCAGTAGTTTGcaactggctgctaacctaaaggctggtggttctaacctatccagaggcaccacagaagaaaggcctggtgacctgcttccataaagactacagcaaagaaaaccccatggaaaaattatactctctaacacacggggtcaccgtgagtcgcaatcaactcaacagtaatggttttttttttttttttggttaagtgcAAActaggaggcagtggtggttcagtgatagaattctcaccttccatgcaggagacctggcttCAACTCCCAGCCAATGTGTGGGAAGTGAAGTTATGTGTgcagctatgatgctgaacaggtttcagtagagcttctagactaagacgaactaggaagaaaggcctggtaatcaacttccaaaatcagtcaatgaaaaccctatggatctcaacagtccaattccattgtacatgagatcagcatgagttgggggtcaactGTAAGGCAGTTAACAATATTTGTAAGTACACCACAGATCAATAAGAACAAATGGTAACTTATTCAAGTACTTTTGACGTTTATTGCTCAAAGTATAACACCAATCTCTTAAAGAAACATCCGCCCCAATTGTATTTATCACAAACAAAAGGCATCACACATGGAACTTAGTCCTGAGGGCCCCAAGGAATGGTGACTGGCATCGACTGGTTTGCCTCAGTCAAAAGGCCAGAAGTCCATTAGTGGGACTGTGGCCATGGCTGTGGCCCAGGAAATGAACCTCAGCCCTATGGCCAGGAACCCCATTTCCCTGGCTCATTCCACTACCTGGCTTACCCTACACCAACCAAGCCCTTCTTATGGCACAAACTTTCCTGGAAACCCAGAATCCCCTCACCAAGCCCAGATACCAACAGAATCTGAATCAGGGCAGTGGAAGGTGGTAAAGGCATGAAGGCTGCTGTGCTCATGCTCAGAAAACTTTAGGTCATCAGCTCCTTTGAGCTCCCTTGCCATTGCCTTTGTCCAGACATCCACGTTTTAGTAAAACTGATTAGTTACATTTCAGGCCCAAGGATACAAGGGGCCATCTTTCCCAGGATCATGTTCCCAGACCCTGCAGCAAACATCCCGGGGTGGACACCTCCAGAGACGACCGCATTTCCACAAGTCTCTTTATTACCTCTCTTATCCTCACAACCAGATCCAAGCAAATGCAATTCCCTCCTAAAATCCCCTTCTATGCCAGGTTCCAGTCACAGCTTACTGACAGGAAGCACAGCAAACGGGTCTGGAAGACGCCTGGTTGAATGTATTGATGCACCTGGAAACTGTTATGTCCACCTGCTGTTCCTGCCTAGCCACTGACCAGCTGTATTCTCATGCCTGGCTTCCGCCTCCCACTTCTACTCCCCATCCTGGGCAATGACAGCCAATAGCAAGCCTGAGAGGTCACCATCCCATTTTACCCTCTTCAAAACATGGACCCATCATCTGACCTTCTGCTTgtcatacagtggtggcttgtgtgctgctatggtgctagaagctatgccactgcaattttaaataccagcagggtcatccatgatggacaggtttcagcgaagcttccaggctaagaaagactaagaagaaaggcctggcaatctacttccaaaaaatcagtcaatgaaaatcttaaggatcacaacagaatatcttCCAATTAAGTGCTAGAAGATTAGTGATAGGcgcttaaaatacacagtggccgcaacaacgtACTCACGCATACCAACCACCTTGAAGATAGCATAGGACGAGGTTTAACATTTTGGTgtcttgtacatggggttgccatgagttgaagctgacttgacagcaactaacaacaaaagatGGGCAAGGGGAGCCCCAGGAAGGTGAAAGGTCAAAGGTCACAAAGGATTCAAACGTGGGTCCCACTGCAGAATATACGGGATGCTACACTGGGATCAATCTTtgggaaaagacagaaaaactgAGTCAGAACTGCATGCGGAGAGGCTGCTCAAGCTTTCCCAGTCACCTTCCCCAGAACATTCAGATAACAAACAGCTCCTATCAGGGGTCAAGAATTCCAAGCAGCAAAGTCCAACTCTGGGCAATTGAGGGTAGAAAGGTCAAAGAGCAAGACCCCAGAGATACTTCTCAGAAGTTCCTAGAACACACACAAGACACATGTTGGTTTTACACCATTATCATTtgtgaatgaattttaaaaatctcaCCCTTACAAACAAGACTTTGTCAAGCTCTGACCGCAGAAATGGAAATTATGCAATCATTCTAGAAAATTTCTATCAAGTTTTCAAAAGTACATACCCTCTGATCTAACAAGCCACTttatagatatttaaaaaaaaaaaaaaaagcctgaaccAAAAAAAAGTAGCAGAATTAAGTTACGGTATATTTTTATGACAGGATATTAGGTagtcatttaaaataaatttggaaatgCTCACAGCATAACATTTTTCCAAAAAGAATCTAATTTTGTTACTTGTGCAGAAAAAAAGACTGGAACAAAATAAACGTGGGATTAAGAGGCAATCATTTttaataattaacattttattaaatgtgttttttaaaataattctattttttcaaattctttcaaAGGAGCACACACTAttttgattaaagaaaaaaaattcttaccaTGTCATTTTCAAATGGTGCAGACCAGTACTGGTCCCTCTCAGGTACTGGTCCTGAATGGGACAGATGGCTGCTGTGCCCTAACCCTGATACTGACTCTCCATCCACTTCAGAATGGAATATGTACCATGATTTATGCCAGGACACGTGGAGAAAATTTAATCAAGGTTTGTAACCTgttttgtaggagccctggtggcgcaatggttaagcgctgggctgctaaccaaaaggatggttgTTTGAACTgacccagtgactccacaggagaaaggtctggcaatctgcttctgtaaagattacagcctaggaaaccctatggggcggttctactctgtcacatgcagtTGCCagcagtcggaatccactcagcagcacaCAAGAAGCCtttttagacttaaaaaaaaaaaaaaaaaaagcctttggaaAAAATCACTCTTCACAATTAACAGCAATACAAGTTTGGGGAGCATCTTCCAGACTCTTTCCTAGGCCCAAAGAGCACTTCAAACTGTTCTGTAAGcgtgcacaatttttttttttttaaaccaaaaggGGATCATACCCCACACACAGATGGTACTACCACACTTCCACTTCCTCGTTCTTCGTGACTGCACCATGTTCCCCAGGCTTCTCTCTTAACTCATCTGTGAAAGCCCTAGGACATCAATGCTGCTCAAAAGTCAAGGTGCATCCTCAAAGACTGAGCACAGAGCTaactgtatgacccagcaattccactctaagGTATCCACCCAAGGGAAATGAGACATACGCCCACACAAAAATGTGAGCATGGATGTTGGTAACAGCATGAaactcataatagccaaaaaatggaaaaaacccaaaaaccaccaAAGGATCAATGGTTAGACACAATGTGGCAAatccatacaacagaatagaatgcAGTCATAAAAAGAGTAAAGTACTAGTTAGAGCTACAACAGgaacttgaaaacatgctgagtgaaagcagCTAGTCACACAAGACCACATATTGCATGATGCCTGAAACATCCAGAAAAGACATATCtatagaggcagaaagtagatttgtggttgccaggggctgaggaAATGCAGCATGACTGCTAATGGATACCAGGTTTCTTTGTGGGGTgacgaaaatgttctaaaattgactacGATGATGGCTGCCTAATTCtgtaaatacattaaaaaccactgaattgtatgcttTAAATAGATGAATTGTGAATTACCTCTCAATAAAGCAGTTACAAAGAAACTTAAAACACGTCACATTTGATAAGATTTTACAATAGTAATTATACACAACTGGTATTCAACATATGTTTGTGGTATGAAGCCCTGAATATACCAAGAACAcatgcacccccccccccaaaagtcATTCTGCAAAAACTTCGTCTTGCCTGGTACGTAGTAGTCACTCAGGGTATAAGTATGAAGACCACTTGGCAATCACATGTGTGAAaagagaatgttaaaaaaaaaagaacttactgCTAAAAAGTCATCAACTTTTTATTGATCACGTGAAACCCCACCCGAATGTTTATTACCACTTCATTTTCCACTCAAAAATATTTTCCCCAGGCAGGCTTGAGCTCTAACCGAAATCCAGGGACATTTCATTGTGGGAAATGCATGCAAGACAGTGTGGGAACAGCAGTCATATGCCTTGCTGCTGGGACTACGAATAAGTTCACTGCAATTTCTCGGACcttagctctggtggtgcagtggctaagaactcagttgctaactggaaggtcagcagttcaaacccaccagctgctccacggagaaagatatggcagtctgcttccataaagatttagagccttggaaaccctatggggcagctctaccctgtcctatggggttgctgtgagttggaatcgactcactggcaacaggcttggtttgggtAATATTGTTTTAGACAATATTTATATTCCATCTGAGTCCCTCGACCAATTATGTCAAACACTCACGATATTTTACTAATCTAAGATGGATTATCTGCATGTGGTATTACAAGGACATGGAGTaaccaggtggtgcaaacagtgaatgcacttagctgctgaacaaaaggtttggcagttcaagtccacccagaggtgccctggaagaaaggcccagcaatatacttctgaaaaaaatcagccattgaaaaccctgtggagttcagttctacgctgacacacatacTCAATCACAACTGAACTGGCTTGGGTTCATAATAGGCATGCCAATCTCTCGCTCAATTATTTCTccagtttattcattcaacaaaaatttacgGTGCtcttaaaaaacaggcaaagcaaacaaaacaaaaccctgccctCATGAAACTTAcgttccaataaaaaaaaaaatcatattaatgaaattttatttttacaaactCATGTCTCGTCATACGTTACTTTTGGCTGGCTCTTGTAAAGGAAATGTCAGCCTTTAGCAAGGGATCCCCACAATTCTCACTTTCCAAATTTTCAGCCTTTTCTAAGTACTAAAAAGCACAAAGATTTATGAAACAGTAGCAGTTCCCAatgacaagcttttttttttttttaaacaggtttgcaaggaacataaagacaaACACAGTCTACTTTGGATGTTTATTAAAAATCAGAAATGGGAGCGCTTTACATCCACACAGATCTTGACAGATGACAGCCGGCTGTCAAAAAATTTAACAACCCAGTGTCTTCAAATCACTGAGATGCCAAAtggtttttccttaaaaaaaaaaaaaaaaaagatgactccAATCTTCCTCTAGAATCTGTAAATCGCAAGTCATTAAATAACCAGAATTGTGTAACATGAAAATATTGTACACACCCCCCAAAGTAAAAGTGCAATTTAGTACAAAGATCACAACAACATGCTTGAAAAAGTAACTTTTGGAAACAAAGTCTAAATTCCTTTAAGCAATTCGATAATTTAGTGGAAATTTTACCAAGTGGCCAATGATTCCTTTGCAATTCTTAGCtattcttttttcctcccttccatCCCAGCTAGGAAAGCTAGAGATTATCAGTCCCCCAGAACAGCCCAACTATTCTTACAAGGCAGCCACATCCACTGCTCATTGGTGGGCAAAATTCCTTAACTCCATTCTGCTGCGGTGGAATTCTAGCAAGATACAGAGAAGTGGGCTCGTCTTCCCAGCTAACACTAACAAAACTATCTTAAGATCATTTACTCCACAGCTTGAGCCCTTAGATACTATGTTACCCACCCAGGTAAGGTGTATGGTGGATAACAGAGTAGCGATGCGGGTTGTCCCCTCCGAATTTGGTCAATGCAAACCATCTGGTTTATCTTCCCCGGTCGAAGTTTGGGAGGAGAGGAAGGTTGTTATCTACAAGGCCTTAGTGAAAGATAACCCCATCCAAATTAAACCGAAAGGAATGTTTTATGAAATCACTGGCAAGGTCATAAAACAGACTGTGCCATCCAAAACCTTCTTGAAAACACGTTCATAAATTCTTGGGAGGACCGCCTTCTTACAACTTCAAGGAACCTGACAGCCCCATTCATAAAAATCTCCCAAACCACTCTTCCAACACCAAAGGGAGAGCCACTTGACTTAGAGGTACACGACGACTTGGTCTTTGTAACGAAGGGCTGGGGGAATCCTCCTCTCCACTGAGGAAAAACATTTAGATTCTTAGAAGGCAGACACTCCAAGAGGTTACTCTTGCACTCAACCCACGCGCAGCCCAGAAAGGAATTCAAGACCACGACCCACGACCCCACCAGGCTGCAGGAAACACACAcgaataaacaagtaaacaaataataCTTGTAAAGACAAAGCGTGGTCccgagtgagagagagagagagcagccgCTCGGCAGAGGCACATGACTCATGCCCGGGCAGAAGTATTTACACCGTCCACTACACCACAGTGGGATTTCCCGGCTCCATCCAAGGCCGGACCTCGGGGCATAGCACTTGGGTGAAGTTCTGCTATTTCCGTTTGGGGCAGAGTGGAGGGGGGAGTCATTTTATTTCGCTGAATCACAACTCCTCCCATCCCCACCCGAAACCACCACGCACAGAGCACCGCAAATAAGCCAGGCCGTTGGAAAGACTCCGGTGAGCACGGGCCGAGCAAAACAAAGCACCCTACAAGGGGCTGCTGCAAGGCTAGGGTGGGCGGTGGGATACGCGAGCCAGGCTGCCCTCCAGGGCCCCACTCCCGTCCCCTCGGGGCCTGTCCCCGGGCAGCCACGCGGCCGCAGCGCCCTCCCTCCGGCCGGGGGGCGAGCCCTGCTCTCCGCAGAGCTCCCAGACCGGCTGGACTGCAGGCAGATGGGGGCGGGGGCGCATAGCCCCGGACCGAGCAGGAGGACCCGGGGCGCCCGGAGGGCGCACGCCAGGCCCGGCCCACGTGAGCGACCAGACCAGAGCCAGGGCCGCCCCGGGGACAGTGACTGGGACAGCGGGCGCCCTCGGGCGCCCGCGGCCACCACGCCGGCCGGCACTCACCGGGCCGGGCGCGCCGCGCCGATGCCCCAGCGGCGGccgcttcctcctcctcctcacttgACAAAATGGCGGCGGCAGGAAGTGCCGGGCGCCTCGGCCCGCCCCCCACCCGCCCCCGGCCTGCCCGCCTGCGCCCCCCGCCCGCAGCCCCGCGCGCCGGCCAGAGCCGCGGCCGCGCCAGAACGGCGGGCGCCCCGCGAGCGCGCGGCCGCCAACGGCGCGGGATCCGGGTGATGGGCGGGGGAGGCCGAGACCGAGCCCGCGCGGCCCTGCCGCGCCGATGGCGTAGTGCCGCGCACCGGCCCGTTACGCAATGCGGGTTACGCGCCGCGCCGGCCCCGCGCCCCGCGCGCTtccggcgccgccgccgcccgccgccgccgcgaAGGGCACCGGAGCTCACCTGAGACGCTAGGCCGCACGCCGTCTTCGCCGGCCGGCCAGCCGGCCGGCGCTCCGCCTCAGGACCCCGCGCGGCGCCGGGGCCGGCCCGCCGCGCTTGCCGCTCCGCCGCGCTCACAGGCCCCGCTCGCCCGCGGGCACCGCCGGCAACTGCCGCCGCCACCTCTTCGGCTCCTCGGCTTCGGGAGAGCAGAACAAACAGCcctgccgctgccgccgccgccgccgccgccgccgccgccgccgccgccgccgccgccgccagcgCGCTGACGTCACCGCGCACGCTGCGCGCGCGGCCTCGTGCCGCCGCCGCCCGACGTAAGCGCCCctgcccctccccgccccgccccgctcgCCGGGGAAGGAGCTCGGCCAGAGAGAACCCGCTGCGGCGGCGGAGGTGAGTCGGGGTGCGCAGCGCAGCGTCGGCCGGGGGACACAGGAGACCGAGGAGGAGGGTCTCTCAGACCGAGAGAGGGGAACCGCATACCGAGGAGGAGGCCGAGGGAGGAACTGAGGCGGGCACCAgggatggggggaggggaagcCCAGTCTGAGGGGAGTCGCGAGACGACCCGGAAGACCTAGGAGGCCGAGTGGGGGAACTGAGGCGGGCGCGCGGGATCGGGCGAGAGGGGAGCCGCGAGGGGACTCCGAAGACCgaagggggaaactgaggcagaacgCCGCAAGGCAAAAGGGAGACCGAGGGGAGACCCCGCTGACCGAGGAGGGGAATCCGAAGACCGATGGAGGAAACCCCTCACTTCGAGGGGGACACCGAGGCGGGCACGCGGGACTGGTCTGCGGGGGCCTTTTACCGAGGAGGGGAATCTCAGACCGAGGGAGGCCCCCACAGACCTGACCCCTTAGAGAAAGGGTGGGAGGAGTGGGGACCCAGCAGACCAGTGGAAGGGCTGCAAGGGGACTTCACAGACCGAGGGTGGGGACTCGACAAAAAGATCCGAAGGCTGAAGGGAACATCCAAAAATTTAGGAAGGGTCTGGTGATAGACCTCAAAGAGAAGGGGGATGGTGAGGGAGGACACCCTAAAACTGATGGAAGAGGCTGAGGAGAGCCTCAGTCTGAGGATGGCCATCCCCCTTGGTGGGAGGGCTGAGTGGTGCTGAAAGGAGGTTTGAGTGGGGTGGTGCTGGACCTTAGGGCCAAAGGGCTGAGATGGGGGTCGGGGGAGCAGGGAGAAGGTAACTAGAGGGTCAGAGATCAGCAGGGCTCAGGTGACATCTTTCTAGGCTGGCCTCCAGGATCTGAAGACAGGAAGGTCCTGGTCTCTACAATTTCCCCTGCTACCGTGTCTTCTCATTCTCAAGACCCAATCCACAAGTTAGTCTTTCTTGTGTGCCCTCATTAAATGTATGACTAGGAAAACCACCCAGCCTCTTCTGGGGCTCCCAAAGCATCTCACCTGGGTGCAACAGATTTTAAATATTAGGTATTTTTGTGTTCCAGTGGAGAAGAGATTAAGCTTAGGTTGTTTGCAGCTTAAAACGATAATTCTGTAAAAGTTTTCCTCTCCCTTTtgttcttaaggagccctggtagcgcagtggttaaagtgctcagctgctaactggaaggttggtagttcgaacccaccagccgctctttgtgtgaaagatgtggcagtcggctcccataaagatttacagccttggaaaccccgtgggacagttctactctgccctatagggtcactatgatttggaattgactagacaccAGTGGGTTTTTTGCCCTTATCTTCACTCTCTGAACATGTTTAgtcttgtggattgaattgtgtccctgaaaaatgtgtgtcaacttggttaggccatgattcccagtattgtgtggttgtcctccattttgtgattaaattttatgttaaagaggattagggt
This region includes:
- the LOC135230535 gene encoding basic proline-rich protein-like, with product MGTREEQLKAHEREATAGTLMAGTPRKSKSHNLNCHAEGTSCHDLHRYYLSQSPGYNLIISERPPANSKTMAHTGHSDPVLSKAYQRRIPTMHSERSPRLLTREGSPRGRSALPPAGGRALLSAELPDRLDCRQMGAGAHSPGPSRRTRGARRAHARPGPRERPDQSQGRPGDSDWDSGRPRAPAATTPAGTHRAGRAAPMPQRRPLPPPPHLTKWRRQEVPGASARPPPAPGLPACAPRPQPRAPARAAAAPERRAPRERAAANVPRTGPLRNAGYAPRRPRAPRASGAAAARRRREGHRSSPETLGRTPSSPAGQPAGAPPQDPARRRGRPAALAAPPRSQAPLARGHRRQLPPPPLRLLGFGRAEQTALPLPPPPPPPPPPPPPPPPPAR